In Exiguobacterium sibiricum 7-3, a genomic segment contains:
- a CDS encoding menaquinol-cytochrome c reductase cytochrome b/c subunit, with protein MHRGKGMKFVTDSRVSINNRMPNKSKDYSEYPGRTEAFWPNFLLREWMVGAVFLIGFMTLTIVEAAPLQNIADPTNTSYIPLPDWYFLFLYQLLKYQFAAGPYILMGTVILPGLAFTALLVAPWLDQGLERRPAKRPIAVSMMLLAIVSIVFLTWESVQTTHWDTIHKQGELTMNEGPKIDTAAKGFEIYSNQSCVNCHGKNLEGGAAAPALVGTKKTEKEIYDIAVKGVGSMPAGQFKGSDADHKELAKFIASYGEGGENNK; from the coding sequence ATGCATCGTGGTAAAGGAATGAAATTCGTCACCGATTCACGGGTGTCGATTAATAACCGGATGCCGAATAAGTCAAAAGACTATTCGGAGTATCCAGGTCGGACGGAAGCGTTCTGGCCAAACTTCTTGCTTCGCGAATGGATGGTAGGAGCGGTCTTCTTGATCGGCTTCATGACGCTGACAATCGTTGAGGCAGCACCACTTCAAAATATCGCTGACCCGACGAATACGTCGTACATTCCACTTCCGGACTGGTACTTCTTATTCCTCTATCAGCTCTTGAAATATCAATTTGCGGCTGGTCCGTACATTTTGATGGGTACCGTCATTCTTCCAGGTCTTGCGTTTACGGCACTGCTTGTTGCACCATGGCTTGACCAAGGACTCGAACGTCGCCCGGCAAAACGCCCGATCGCCGTCAGCATGATGTTACTTGCCATCGTATCGATCGTCTTCTTGACATGGGAATCAGTTCAGACAACACACTGGGATACTATCCATAAACAAGGTGAGTTGACAATGAACGAAGGTCCAAAAATCGATACAGCAGCAAAAGGCTTCGAGATTTACTCGAATCAATCATGTGTCAACTGTCATGGTAAGAACCTCGAAGGCGGCGCAGCTGCTCCAGCCCTCGTTGGAACGAAGAAGACAGAAAAAGAAATTTATGATATCGCAGTTAAAGGTGTCGGTTCGATGCCTGCTGGACAGTTCAAAGGTTCAGACGCCGATCATAAAGAACTTGCTAAATTCATCGCTTCATACGGTGAAGGCGGAGAAAACAATAAATAA
- the qcrB gene encoding menaquinol-cytochrome c reductase cytochrome b subunit, whose product MMQKIYDWIDERVDITPLWRDIADHEVPEHVNPAHNFSAFVYCFGGLTFFTIVIQILSGMFLTMYYVPDIINAHASVYYLQNEVAHGQIVRGMHHWGASVVIVMLFLHTLRVFFTGSYKKPRELNWVVGVLLFFVVLALGLTGYLLPWDMKALFATKVTIQIAESIPVIGGIAKTLLAGGEIVGASTIARFFAIHVFFLPAALFVLLGAHFMMIRKQGISGPL is encoded by the coding sequence ATGATGCAAAAAATTTATGATTGGATTGATGAGCGCGTTGATATTACGCCACTTTGGCGAGATATCGCCGATCATGAAGTTCCAGAACACGTTAACCCGGCCCATAACTTCTCAGCATTCGTTTATTGTTTTGGCGGGTTGACATTCTTCACGATTGTCATCCAGATTCTTTCAGGAATGTTCTTGACAATGTATTACGTACCAGACATCATCAATGCGCATGCGTCCGTGTACTATCTTCAAAATGAAGTAGCGCACGGTCAAATCGTCCGTGGTATGCACCACTGGGGCGCATCGGTCGTCATCGTAATGTTGTTCTTACATACATTACGTGTCTTCTTCACAGGTTCATACAAAAAACCACGTGAATTGAACTGGGTCGTCGGCGTACTGTTATTCTTCGTTGTCTTAGCACTTGGTCTGACAGGATATCTGTTGCCATGGGATATGAAAGCATTGTTCGCAACGAAAGTTACGATTCAAATTGCGGAAAGTATTCCTGTCATCGGTGGTATCGCGAAAACACTCCTGGCGGGTGGAGAAATCGTCGGTGCAAGTACAATCGCTCGATTCTTTGCGATTCACGTCTTCTTCCTTCCTGCAGCATTGTTCGTCTTGCTCGGGGCCCACTTCATGATGATCCGTAAACAAGGGATCTCTGGACCACTTTAA
- a CDS encoding DUF1405 domain-containing protein: MPFIHLLKHKAVLWALALINLGGTLYGYYWYQPQLVQSKWYYYPFIPDSPTASLFFTIIVFLWIFNRRSRLFEALAFVTLIKYGVWAVVMNALMLQELGTDDSYLTAMALMLMVSHGAMAFQALLYAPVMTFRVKELVLVSIWVIHNDVVDYVLGQWPRYPALAEHIQWIGYGSFWLTGLCLLMGYWFVARDSIDNKVA, encoded by the coding sequence ATGCCGTTCATTCATCTGTTAAAACATAAAGCTGTGCTTTGGGCGCTTGCCTTAATCAACCTGGGAGGAACATTATACGGCTATTACTGGTATCAACCCCAACTGGTCCAGTCGAAGTGGTACTATTATCCGTTCATTCCGGATAGTCCGACAGCGTCTCTCTTTTTCACGATTATCGTCTTTTTATGGATTTTCAATCGTCGATCGCGTTTATTTGAAGCCCTTGCCTTCGTCACCTTGATCAAATATGGGGTTTGGGCAGTCGTCATGAATGCGTTGATGCTACAAGAACTCGGAACGGATGATTCCTATTTGACGGCGATGGCCTTGATGCTGATGGTTTCACATGGTGCGATGGCGTTTCAGGCGCTCCTGTATGCGCCTGTCATGACGTTTCGGGTCAAGGAACTGGTCCTCGTCTCGATTTGGGTCATTCATAACGATGTCGTGGATTATGTGCTCGGACAGTGGCCGCGGTATCCGGCACTTGCTGAACACATCCAGTGGATCGGGTACGGTTCCTTCTGGTTGACCGGATTATGTCTTTTGATGGGATATTGGTTTGTTGCACGCGATTCGATTGACAATAAGGTCGCTTGA